A region from the Alkalihalophilus pseudofirmus genome encodes:
- a CDS encoding helix-turn-helix domain-containing protein yields the protein MNHIAEKVRKLRESFQLTPVEFGKRIGMPSTHLIKIEKGEVIPDVDSLKFMSIVLNIDISYFDDEPNSNQKIELVDRQCLYDLTVDGKPITNFEREYIVRQIRLLREMKVGRLHE from the coding sequence TTGAATCATATTGCGGAAAAGGTCAGGAAATTACGAGAGAGTTTCCAATTAACTCCTGTAGAATTTGGAAAACGTATAGGGATGCCTTCTACTCATTTAATTAAAATAGAAAAAGGAGAAGTTATCCCCGATGTAGATTCGCTTAAATTCATGTCTATTGTGTTAAATATAGATATAAGTTATTTCGATGATGAACCTAACAGTAATCAAAAAATAGAGCTAGTAGATAGGCAATGCCTTTATGACTTAACAGTAGATGGTAAACCTATAACAAACTTTGAACGGGAGTATATAGTCCGTCAGATTAGATTGCTACGAGAAATGAAAGTGGGGAGATTACATGAGTGA
- a CDS encoding single-stranded DNA-binding protein, with translation MSDINNVVLSGRLTADPQLHYVKRGNEQVPVCNFSIASEDKYGRTSFIPVIVWRNYGESVANYIEKGQEAIVSGSIYSRHDSKTGRTFLELHANEVKYGNKAGMSHDNV, from the coding sequence ATGAGTGATATTAATAATGTCGTACTATCTGGCAGATTAACAGCAGACCCCCAGCTCCACTATGTAAAGAGAGGGAATGAACAAGTCCCCGTTTGTAACTTCAGTATCGCTTCAGAAGATAAATATGGACGGACAAGCTTTATTCCAGTCATTGTATGGAGAAATTATGGGGAATCCGTTGCAAACTATATTGAAAAGGGCCAAGAGGCCATAGTAAGTGGCAGCATCTATAGCCGCCATGATTCTAAAACCGGAAGAACCTTTCTAGAGCTTCATGCGAATGAAGTGAAATACGGAAACAAAGCAGGTATGAGTCATGACAACGTTTAA
- a CDS encoding Rad52/Rad22 family DNA repair protein, whose amino-acid sequence MTTFNDLIDKLCEPFPKEVHEPRYDGHGTYIPIHVYLQRLNEVAGEYWTHERVGEPIFYMEDKLVHTVVKVSILNRSHMGEGFSKFQVNDKGKIINRHYAIRSATKDGIRDAISFFGMGKPLQSTTRSTTPSSITDDQQSFFTTDRTCVKCNVALSEHDLNELTTLKIKFDYCTDHIPKHLKKKSTL is encoded by the coding sequence ATGACAACGTTTAATGATTTGATTGATAAACTATGCGAACCGTTTCCTAAAGAAGTCCACGAACCTCGGTATGATGGGCATGGTACGTATATTCCAATCCATGTGTATCTACAACGGCTGAATGAAGTCGCTGGTGAGTACTGGACACATGAGCGAGTAGGTGAACCAATTTTTTATATGGAAGACAAACTGGTCCATACGGTTGTTAAAGTATCTATTTTGAATAGGAGCCATATGGGAGAAGGGTTCTCAAAATTTCAAGTCAATGATAAGGGAAAAATCATTAACCGTCATTATGCGATCCGGTCAGCCACAAAAGACGGGATTCGGGATGCTATTTCTTTCTTTGGAATGGGTAAACCTCTTCAAAGTACAACCAGATCAACGACACCTTCTTCTATTACCGATGATCAACAATCTTTTTTTACGACTGATCGTACATGCGTGAAATGTAATGTTGCTTTATCAGAGCATGACTTGAATGAACTTACTACTCTAAAGATCAAATTCGATTATTGTACTGATCATATACCCAAACACTTGAAAAAGAAAAGTACGTTATAA
- a CDS encoding replication initiator protein A — protein sequence MQQLSPYILQSIIQGINPKLIENLTKYLYDRNLEISKEEWVAEYIKSLLTAYFLPEKGQLIDFNSIRRKQVKRRQDNKRSWYRTLLEEAERPNNPIEQEYNLIKSIIDRLNEEQQKILGADSLDSFTSKKLEEIEAWRKERQAPISSYPYLHTKKMSQIKLALTIDIVYDLAEFLIANDQQFEKATMFQVEALVNHPIFSGKSYSLDTELTKNSKETSLYNDYIVDDELVLRTIIRLNEGDTLSVKKNTTLDQKDSAIFQYIMSQRDEMFYTDRTIMVDLSSLVKVIYNTDSKKCYDLVEKRLMKIKNYDIEAIINNKDSNQRSSVAYSILDRVFIGQDEKRNKGKYFVEVVVGDTIYKQVINSRTIKIYRDSMSKLNNPLSKVLIYALQKERLEKHINKKPFTDLYTYKYFTNRARFKNANQVERNLNEIYTALQEFKEQNILIKNFKQIYQSFEIEFIPLSLNEIYDFFEEKTNTISQLS from the coding sequence ATGCAGCAATTATCCCCTTATATACTTCAGAGTATAATACAGGGTATTAACCCTAAATTAATAGAAAATCTAACAAAATACTTATACGACCGTAATTTAGAAATCAGTAAGGAGGAATGGGTAGCCGAATATATTAAAAGCCTCCTTACTGCTTATTTTCTCCCAGAGAAAGGACAATTAATAGATTTTAATTCAATTCGAAGAAAACAAGTCAAAAGAAGACAAGATAATAAAAGATCATGGTACCGTACGTTATTAGAAGAAGCCGAAAGGCCCAATAATCCTATTGAACAAGAATATAATCTTATTAAGAGTATCATTGATCGCTTAAACGAAGAGCAACAAAAGATTTTAGGGGCTGATTCGCTTGATTCTTTTACATCAAAAAAACTTGAGGAAATAGAAGCGTGGCGTAAGGAGAGACAGGCACCTATAAGCTCTTACCCTTATCTTCATACAAAGAAGATGTCACAAATTAAGTTAGCACTTACAATTGATATTGTATATGACCTTGCTGAATTTTTAATAGCCAATGACCAGCAGTTTGAAAAAGCAACAATGTTTCAAGTAGAAGCTCTAGTAAACCATCCAATCTTTAGTGGAAAATCTTACTCACTTGATACAGAGTTAACTAAGAATTCAAAGGAAACCAGTCTATATAATGATTATATTGTAGATGATGAGTTAGTACTTAGAACAATCATTCGTTTAAATGAAGGGGATACATTAAGTGTTAAGAAAAATACAACACTAGATCAAAAAGATTCAGCTATTTTCCAATACATTATGTCTCAAAGGGATGAGATGTTCTATACTGACCGGACAATTATGGTGGATCTAAGCTCTTTAGTGAAGGTGATATACAACACTGATAGCAAGAAATGCTATGATCTAGTTGAAAAACGCTTAATGAAGATTAAGAATTATGATATTGAAGCCATTATTAATAACAAAGACTCAAATCAACGATCCTCTGTCGCTTATAGTATCTTGGATAGGGTTTTTATAGGGCAGGATGAAAAGAGGAACAAGGGTAAGTATTTTGTAGAGGTGGTTGTTGGGGATACGATATATAAACAAGTTATTAATTCTAGAACAATTAAAATATATCGTGATTCTATGAGTAAGTTAAATAATCCATTATCAAAAGTATTAATTTACGCTCTCCAAAAGGAGAGACTTGAAAAACATATAAATAAGAAGCCATTTACCGACCTGTACACTTATAAATATTTTACTAATCGTGCGCGATTTAAAAATGCAAATCAGGTTGAAAGAAACTTAAACGAAATCTATACTGCTCTTCAAGAATTTAAGGAGCAAAATATACTCATTAAAAATTTCAAACAAATTTACCAGTCATTTGAGATTGAATTTATCCCTTTATCATTAAATGAAATCTATGATTTTTTTGAAGAAAAAACAAACACAATTAGTCAACTCAGCTAA